From the genome of Terriglobales bacterium, one region includes:
- a CDS encoding MerR family transcriptional regulator: MEKKQGHLPDGSLKIGAVARHFGISVDLLRLYEREGLVIPLKSSRGTRYYTEHDYLWIGTVLRLVREARLNFAGIRHLLALVPCWEIRHCGFESKRNCPVISDASKPCWANRSACPVVSVRDCYFCQVYRSAPNSENLRALLAQNGNHIEPAKLAAAV; this comes from the coding sequence ATGGAAAAGAAGCAGGGACACCTGCCTGACGGCAGCCTGAAGATCGGGGCGGTCGCCCGGCACTTCGGCATCTCGGTGGATCTGCTTCGTCTGTACGAACGCGAAGGCCTGGTCATCCCGCTGAAGTCCAGTCGTGGCACGCGCTACTACACCGAACACGACTACCTATGGATCGGCACGGTCCTGCGGCTGGTCCGCGAGGCACGATTGAATTTCGCCGGGATCCGTCACTTGTTGGCACTTGTACCCTGTTGGGAGATCCGCCACTGCGGTTTTGAGAGCAAGCGGAACTGCCCGGTGATCTCCGACGCTTCCAAGCCCTGCTGGGCGAACCGCTCCGCTTGCCCGGTGGTCTCGGTTCGCGATTGCTATTTCTGCCAGGTGTATCGCTCCGCCCCCAACTCCGAGAACCTTAGGGCTCTGCTGGCCCAGAACGGAAACCATATTGAGCCCGCGAAGCTGGCTGCGGCGGTCTGA
- a CDS encoding DUF1761 family protein has translation MVWLILTLLLLTGLLALLIPMLYAGEVYRVRRGLHRVTCPETKKRAAVEIDALHCAATSLTGSEYMRLSDCSRWPEKKDCDQECVYELFEPETPPAAKPGLPHVAVWAGAGAAWLLGAFWYADPVFGRAWVRLHGLGQEAARARAEAVAPYLVPLAGFLLLGYVVALAERVAGRLGMVRAIALAVAACAAFLVVDLLLRPAFPGEWLPLTWVEMTYALAGSALSAAVVSGWPALRQEVGA, from the coding sequence ATGGTGTGGCTGATCCTGACCCTGCTCCTCCTGACCGGCCTTCTCGCCCTCCTGATACCGATGCTCTACGCCGGCGAAGTGTACCGCGTGCGCCGCGGGCTGCACCGCGTGACCTGCCCGGAGACCAAGAAACGGGCGGCGGTGGAGATCGACGCCCTACACTGCGCCGCGACCTCGCTGACGGGCAGCGAATACATGCGGCTCAGCGATTGCTCGCGCTGGCCGGAGAAGAAGGACTGCGACCAGGAGTGCGTGTACGAGCTGTTCGAGCCGGAGACGCCGCCGGCCGCGAAACCCGGGCTGCCCCACGTCGCGGTGTGGGCGGGAGCCGGCGCCGCCTGGCTGCTGGGAGCGTTCTGGTACGCCGACCCGGTGTTCGGGCGCGCCTGGGTGCGGCTGCACGGGCTCGGCCAGGAGGCGGCGCGGGCGCGCGCGGAAGCAGTCGCGCCCTATCTGGTGCCGCTAGCCGGTTTCCTGCTGCTGGGATATGTGGTCGCGCTTGCCGAGCGAGTGGCCGGGCGCCTGGGCATGGTGCGCGCCATCGCCCTGGCAGTGGCGGCATGCGCCGCCTTCCTGGTCGTCGATCTGCTTTTGCGGCCAGCCTTCCCCGGAGAATGGCTGCCCCTCACCTGGGTGGAGATGACGTACGCGCTGGCGGGCAGCGCGCTGAGCGCCGCGGTGGTCAGCGGCTGGCCGGCGCTGCGACAGGAAGTCGGAGCATAA
- a CDS encoding metallophosphoesterase codes for MTLRSLSARGSLLVLVLAVSICAPGQRVVAVGDVHGDAGALAGILQHAGVIDADRHWAGGSTILVQVGDLLDRGDHGREVLDLMMALEKEAPKSGGRVIALLGNHEFMNLVGDLRYVTPAGFAEFSAPDTAKIRSNAYQRYCAWEKRRAKRMGYPAVPEAEASWNARHPLGFVEQRGQFSAKEKYGRWLRQRAAVAQVGDVIFLHGGIDPALDVTGVAELNERIQAELRTFDELVSDLEARGIILPFFTLQEMLESAAAELKAGVSDAQLRTRLEYLVNYFRWYGYRDDGPLWFRGYSQWPEQEGTERLTALLARSGARHVVVGHTPQPEYRIRQRFGGQVFLIDTGISRVYAQGRPSALEIENGKFTAIYADERRTLLDRSPPQSQEAGAGDRRSEPPPNH; via the coding sequence ATGACGCTTCGCTCGCTGAGTGCTCGTGGGTCACTGCTGGTCCTGGTGCTGGCGGTCTCGATCTGTGCCCCAGGGCAGCGGGTGGTCGCCGTGGGAGATGTGCATGGCGACGCCGGTGCGCTTGCCGGGATCCTGCAGCACGCCGGGGTGATCGATGCCGACCGGCATTGGGCGGGAGGCAGCACCATCCTGGTGCAGGTTGGGGACCTGCTCGATCGCGGTGACCACGGCCGGGAAGTCCTGGACCTGATGATGGCCCTGGAAAAGGAAGCGCCCAAGTCGGGCGGGCGGGTGATCGCTCTGCTCGGGAACCACGAGTTCATGAACCTGGTGGGCGATCTCCGCTATGTGACGCCGGCCGGGTTCGCGGAATTCTCCGCCCCAGACACCGCCAAGATCCGCAGCAATGCCTACCAGCGCTATTGCGCCTGGGAGAAACGGCGCGCCAAGAGGATGGGCTACCCCGCGGTGCCGGAAGCCGAGGCGAGCTGGAACGCCCGCCATCCCTTAGGCTTCGTGGAACAACGGGGGCAATTTTCAGCCAAAGAAAAATATGGTCGTTGGCTTCGGCAGCGTGCAGCCGTCGCCCAGGTTGGCGATGTCATCTTCTTGCACGGAGGCATCGACCCGGCCCTGGATGTCACCGGGGTGGCGGAACTGAACGAACGCATCCAGGCCGAGTTGCGGACATTCGATGAGCTGGTGAGCGATCTCGAGGCGCGCGGCATCATCCTGCCCTTCTTCACCCTGCAGGAAATGTTGGAGTCTGCGGCGGCGGAGCTGAAAGCCGGTGTGAGCGATGCGCAACTGCGTACCCGGCTGGAATACCTGGTCAATTACTTCCGCTGGTACGGCTATCGAGACGATGGGCCGCTCTGGTTCCGCGGCTATTCGCAATGGCCGGAGCAAGAGGGCACAGAGCGCCTGACGGCCTTGCTCGCGCGATCCGGCGCGCGTCATGTGGTCGTCGGTCACACCCCGCAGCCCGAATACCGCATCCGGCAGCGCTTTGGCGGCCAGGTGTTCCTGATCGATACGGGCATCAGCCGGGTTTACGCCCAAGGCCGTCCTTCGGCACTGGAGATCGAGAACGGAAAGTTCACCGCCATCTACGCCGATGAACGAAGGACGCTACTGGATCGGTCGCCGCCCCAATCACAAGAGGCTGGCGCCGGGGACCGCCGTTCGGAGCCGCCGCCTAACCATTGA